The segment ctcaacaGGACACcctacaccagtggttctcaacctttctagtgccgcaaccccttaatacagttgctcatgttgtggtgacccccagccataagtctagcagcAGTTCTCCCAACatagctttaaactgattggcaggaaggtcagagggacacacccactgtgaacgcctgattggtcggattgtaaaaatacatcccaaggcaccagaatagaagttttagttcctaacacaatgggaaatttgtcttttcctatggccttaggtgacccctgtgaaacggtcatttgacctccaaaggggtccagacccccaggttgagaacaaaTACACAAATAGCCATAGAAATCAACGAATGAATGGGTGTATCGCAAGGTCTGAATATAGCTTCCTCTTGAAAGCATTGCAGTCGCTGTGGGTGTGTAAAGAGTCCCTCCCTGTGCTCTTTTGCAGCGTCCACTGTGCCGCCCGGCTCCAGAATGGAGATTTCTTCCCACCAGTCGCACCTCCTGCAGCAGCTAAACGAGCAGCGCCAGCAGGACCTCTTCTGCGACTGCACCATCCTGGTGGAGGGGAAGGTCTTCCGAGCCCACCGCAACGTGCTCTTTGCCAGCAGCGGCTACTTCAAGATGCTCCTCTCCCAGTGCTCCAAGGAGGCCGGCCAGCCCACCACCGCCACCTTCCAGGCCTTTTCCCCGGAGACCTTTTCGGTCATTCTGGATTTTGTATATTCGGGCAAGCTCTCCCTCACCGGCCAGAATGTGATCGAGGTTATGTCGGCCGCCAGCTTCCTGCAGATGACCGACGTCATCAGCGTCTGCAAGACGTTCATCAAGTCCTCTCTGGACATCAGCGAGAAGGAGAAGGACCGCTACTTCAGCCTCTCGGACAAGGAGGTCAGCTCCAACGGGGTGGAGCGCTTGTGCCTGTACAGTGCTGGCTGGAGAGCAGAGTCCAGCCCCCCACACTCCCACCTGAGCCCTGACCGAGGGACCTGCGTCGTCAACAGCAACTCCTGGACCAATTTCAGCTACTACCCGTCCACCCCAAGAGCCGCCCAGCCTCTCTCCAAACACGACCCACGGCAGGAGTCCCTGAAGAAGGGCAGGCACTTGGGGATGGGACAGCCTGCGGACGGGCCCCCCTACAAGGCCAACAAGCTGGACGACCGGGCTGCTGAGCCGCCGAGCCACGCCTCTCCGTCTGAAGAGGAGCTCCAGGTGGACTCGGAAGGGGATTCCTGTCCCACTGGCTACCAGTATGGGCAGGGCTCAGACGCCGTCGCGAGGGGGCTGGCTGTGCCCCAGCACGAGCACGAATTGCCCCATTCGGCCAGCAAGTCCAAGTCTTCCAAAGCCGAAGAGCAGTACTCCAGCATGCCCTCCGTCTTGGGGGTCATGGGGAATTGGGCTGAGGGTAAGGGCCTGGGCACTACACTCCCTTCCCTACCAGGGCAGAATTTAGGCTAATACCCCGCTtccgccctctctaagcagtttacacaacCAGccttattgtccccaacaatctggggcctcatttgacccaccttggaaagatggagggctgagtcaacctggagcctggtgagattcgatctgccaaactgctggcagccggtgatcagcagaagtagcctgcagtactgcactctaaccgctgtgCCACCGAGGCCCCAGGCTTTGGAAGGAGCTCAGTCAGGGGTGGGGAATTAAAGGCATGGGTCCCTTTGAACTGCTAGTTCTCATGAAGGTTCCAGGGGAGGCACCACAAATGTTTGCTGAGTGCTGTGCAGGACTGGGTGGATTATGGAAACGGAGCTTTAGCAGAGGTTTCAATCCAGAGTCGCCTTTTCGCTCTCTTTGCTCAGGGGGTGGTGTGAGGCAGGGCTTTGGGGGCATGTTGACCACAGAGTGAATCCCATCCGGTTGGGACTGGCCCCAGCAGATGGTCAGCTGGCGTAGTGACGTGTTAGCCCTCCTGggtaaaccagacaggaaatGGGGCCAAAGAGCCGATTCTGCTTTATTGTAAAAGTCTTGAAAGTCTGAGGGTAGAAACTTCCTACTGCCGCTTTTAGCTGATTGGTCCATTAGGGTGGGTCCTTCCTCAGTTTCCTCCTCTGGTGGTGAAGCCGCCGGAGGCTCCCCCTGCTCTTCTCCGGCCCTTCCCTGGGCAGCATCTCTTTCCTTGGTCCCTGTAGGTCATTCCCAAATGCTGTTTGGCACTGCTTGACCAAGACAGTTTGCTGCCAGAAGCAGACCCTCCCCTACCGTTATTAGAAAAGGCTGCCTGAGTGAAAGACACAACTCTGCTTTCTTTGATCCTTTGCTCAAGTGGACCAGATGTTGCATCCAGCTGCCCAGCT is part of the Erythrolamprus reginae isolate rEryReg1 chromosome 11, rEryReg1.hap1, whole genome shotgun sequence genome and harbors:
- the ZBTB8A gene encoding zinc finger and BTB domain-containing protein 8A isoform X1, producing MEISSHQSHLLQQLNEQRQQDLFCDCTILVEGKVFRAHRNVLFASSGYFKMLLSQCSKEAGQPTTATFQAFSPETFSVILDFVYSGKLSLTGQNVIEVMSAASFLQMTDVISVCKTFIKSSLDISEKEKDRYFSLSDKEVSSNGVERLCLYSAGWRAESSPPHSHLSPDRGTCVVNSNSWTNFSYYPSTPRAAQPLSKHDPRQESLKKGRHLGMGQPADGPPYKANKLDDRAAEPPSHASPSEEELQVDSEGDSCPTGYQYGQGSDAVARGLAVPQHEHELPHSASKSKSSKAEEQYSSMPSVLGVMGNWAEDDLPRMRFKCPFCTHVVKRKADLKRHLRCHTGERPYPCEACGKRFSRLDHLSSHFRTIHQACKPICRKCKRHVTEMTGQVVQEGTRRYRLCNECLSEAGIDSIRIDLDTEPPPEFPLEDDKDSNWNYSEDNRSDVEIVEDGSSDLVIQQVDDSDDEAEEKDVKPNIRLGNRTLLF
- the ZBTB8A gene encoding zinc finger and BTB domain-containing protein 8A isoform X2; translated protein: MEISSHQSHLLQQLNEQRQQDLFCDCTILVEGKVFRAHRNVLFASSGYFKMLLSQCSKEAGQPTTATFQAFSPETFSVILDFVYSGKLSLTGQNVIEVMSAASFLQMTDVISVCKTFIKSSLDISEKEKDRYFSLSDKEVSSNGVERLCLYSAGWRAESSPPHSHLSPDRGTCVVNSNSWTNFSYYPSTPRAAQPLSKHDPRQESLKKGRHLGMGQPADGPPYKANKLDDRAAEPPSHASPSEEELQVDSEGDSCPTGYQYGQGSDAVARGLAVPQHEHELPHSASKSKSSKAEEQYSSMPSVLGVMGNWAEDDLPRMRFKCPFCTHVVKRKADLKRHLRCHTGERPYPCEACGKRFSRLDHLSSHFRTIHQACKPICRKCKRHVTEMTGQVVQEGTRRYRLCNECLSEAGIDSIRIDLDTEPPPEFPLEDDKDSNWNYSEDNRSDVEIVEDGSSDLVIQQVDDSDDEAEEKDVKPNIRSGKPFKIKVNNFIVIQLLN